One window from the genome of Armatimonadia bacterium encodes:
- a CDS encoding beta-galactosidase trimerization domain-containing protein produces the protein LAEIGGRPVPGETWGLNVGRERKGAEPEVSSWAPSSGFSDPAKLGEMHFAAPAGPVGLEILSRGGAGEQFRDTGHNVFRVAATNQGRQPVTVRLRVETGGKEIGATAAEVPAGKTTSLSAPYEVPAGAKGQVSFAATVGDQPLYASDLDLLAAETRQPRTWVVDKPLFKELLSNEPPGLARDGVLMWSHTLNLSLMRETARRFAVRYVADETFRDYGTHGLIVIGGQVAGDRVEPFKRYDIKMAGYTRALPPGVPWALDPRAIDDYISGIETLLTEPHPHLWGIYTGDELDEIAMGQGVDLMAAPPKDYPYLAQAEEEVRQKYGGGKWGIPQGPEDKNPYRWIAYQRWAASRMRDRYQRLHDAVQRLDPKVHLVSTDPVGGVHGREFSSQAPYFDIFTHQYLPRQSRWRQYLGLLTKVLVDLTGKEVWPCAHIENYGFATRPEEAVEELSQVFRNGGHGLHLYMPDVSNSKKLVGDTRVTMFGSPRRHHTVMNVIDLIRQMPRPKYPDYRRTAVLYNDDSLQSDFRDGRTHWYLTEACYTFLGPIAGSWFQFIDPGQVLTWPSLRDRFDVLYVPTARYQRPEVVDKLKEFVRAGGTLVCGDPQAFETDTVGNDTTASRSELFGVQVGDKLQVKTMTVAVDDHRYTLEVPTTAFSLKPSDETQVLGRFEDSSPAITRHTFGQGAAILFAANPFQFKANEDPAWQEFFTSWVRSFGAPVGLDIWRFRLPDSVIWQEPAAEGYCLTGNKVLWQEETPRFPRNLDTGATYSYSLAPDAMADAAVSEVAVTKGKLTDRRASILAEKSKPENYAPYKLPASAWMVSFKRTDPVSITFDLKQAWRLRCAKLWVSDSLPVTTAEVSADGRIWTPAGQAAALEAGADIYDVTLDLKAPTTARYLRLSFAARSAGQAMTIVEAEVWGDTP, from the coding sequence CACTTGCGGAGATCGGCGGCCGTCCAGTGCCTGGGGAAACCTGGGGCCTCAATGTCGGACGCGAGCGCAAGGGTGCAGAGCCGGAGGTCAGCTCCTGGGCTCCCTCGTCGGGGTTCTCCGACCCGGCCAAGCTCGGCGAGATGCACTTCGCCGCACCTGCAGGGCCGGTTGGCCTCGAGATACTCTCCCGCGGCGGCGCCGGTGAGCAGTTCAGGGACACCGGCCACAATGTCTTCCGCGTCGCTGCCACGAACCAGGGCCGGCAGCCCGTCACAGTCCGGCTCCGAGTTGAGACAGGCGGGAAGGAGATCGGTGCGACCGCTGCAGAGGTGCCGGCGGGCAAGACGACCAGCCTGAGCGCACCCTATGAGGTGCCCGCCGGAGCAAAGGGTCAGGTCAGCTTCGCTGCGACCGTCGGCGACCAACCTCTCTACGCTTCCGACCTTGACCTGCTGGCCGCCGAGACCAGACAGCCGAGGACCTGGGTCGTTGACAAGCCGCTGTTCAAGGAGCTACTCAGTAACGAACCGCCCGGTCTCGCGCGTGACGGCGTGCTGATGTGGAGCCACACTCTCAACCTCTCGCTGATGCGCGAGACCGCACGCCGGTTTGCCGTGCGCTATGTCGCCGACGAGACCTTCCGTGACTATGGAACTCATGGTCTCATTGTCATCGGCGGCCAGGTTGCCGGTGACCGTGTCGAACCCTTCAAGCGCTACGACATCAAGATGGCGGGCTACACGAGGGCGCTTCCGCCGGGCGTTCCCTGGGCGCTGGATCCGCGCGCGATCGACGACTACATCAGCGGCATAGAGACGCTGCTTACGGAACCGCACCCACACCTGTGGGGGATCTACACCGGGGACGAGCTGGACGAGATCGCGATGGGGCAAGGCGTCGACCTGATGGCGGCGCCGCCGAAGGACTACCCCTACCTCGCGCAGGCGGAGGAAGAGGTTCGCCAGAAGTACGGCGGCGGCAAGTGGGGAATCCCGCAGGGACCCGAGGACAAGAACCCGTACCGATGGATCGCCTATCAGCGCTGGGCGGCGTCGAGGATGCGGGACCGATACCAACGTCTGCACGACGCCGTCCAGCGCCTCGACCCGAAGGTGCACCTCGTCAGCACCGATCCGGTCGGCGGTGTCCATGGTCGGGAGTTCAGCAGTCAGGCGCCCTACTTCGACATCTTCACCCACCAGTATCTGCCGCGGCAGTCGCGCTGGCGTCAGTATTTGGGGCTCCTCACCAAGGTCCTCGTCGACCTGACCGGCAAGGAGGTCTGGCCCTGCGCTCACATCGAGAACTACGGCTTCGCCACTCGTCCGGAAGAGGCCGTGGAGGAGCTCAGCCAGGTCTTCCGCAACGGTGGTCACGGCCTGCACCTGTACATGCCGGACGTCTCGAACAGCAAGAAGCTCGTGGGCGACACCCGGGTGACGATGTTCGGTTCACCCCGGCGGCATCACACGGTCATGAACGTCATTGACCTGATCCGGCAGATGCCGCGTCCGAAGTACCCCGATTACCGCCGCACAGCGGTGCTCTACAACGACGACTCGCTGCAGAGCGATTTCCGCGACGGCCGCACGCACTGGTATCTCACCGAGGCCTGCTACACCTTCCTGGGACCGATTGCGGGCTCCTGGTTCCAGTTCATCGACCCCGGGCAGGTCCTGACGTGGCCGTCGCTGCGGGACCGGTTCGATGTCCTTTACGTGCCCACAGCCCGTTACCAGCGGCCGGAAGTGGTGGACAAGCTCAAGGAGTTCGTCCGCGCCGGTGGCACGCTGGTCTGCGGCGATCCGCAGGCTTTCGAGACAGACACGGTCGGCAACGACACCACGGCCTCGCGGAGCGAGCTGTTCGGAGTGCAGGTGGGAGACAAGCTCCAGGTCAAGACGATGACGGTCGCCGTCGACGACCACCGGTACACGCTGGAGGTCCCGACGACAGCCTTCTCGCTCAAGCCGAGCGACGAGACGCAGGTCCTGGGACGCTTCGAGGACAGCTCTCCTGCTATCACCCGCCACACCTTCGGTCAGGGCGCAGCGATCCTGTTTGCTGCGAACCCCTTCCAGTTCAAGGCGAACGAGGACCCGGCCTGGCAGGAGTTCTTCACTAGCTGGGTCCGCTCCTTCGGTGCGCCGGTCGGCCTGGATATCTGGCGCTTCCGTTTGCCCGACAGTGTGATCTGGCAGGAGCCCGCGGCTGAGGGTTACTGCCTGACCGGCAACAAGGTGCTGTGGCAGGAGGAGACGCCCCGGTTCCCGCGCAACCTCGACACAGGGGCGACATACAGCTACTCGCTGGCGCCCGACGCCATGGCCGATGCTGCGGTCAGCGAGGTTGCGGTCACCAAGGGCAAGCTGACCGACCGTCGCGCCTCCATTCTGGCCGAGAAGAGCAAGCCGGAGAACTACGCGCCGTACAAGCTGCCTGCGAGCGCCTGGATGGTGAGCTTCAAGCGCACCGACCCGGTGAGCATCACCTTCGACCTCAAGCAGGCCTGGCGATTGCGGTGCGCGAAGCTGTGGGTCAGCGACAGCCTGCCGGTCACGACGGCGGAAGTCAGCGCCGACGGCAGGATCTGGACACCGGCGGGGCAGGCCGCCGCCCTTGAGGCCGGGGCAGACATATACGACGTGACCCTCGACCTCAAAGCGCCGACGACCGCACGCTACCTGCGACTGAGCTTCGCCGCACGATCCGCCGGGCAAGCGATGACGATTGTCGAGGCCGAAGTGTGGGGCGATACACCCTAA
- a CDS encoding carbohydrate-binding family 9-like protein, translating into MRVPACLLLSLLLVSPCLAQTFREDFETGAGGAYSYYKAPEDLKIERLQGQAASGQWYLRGVLPGQKKLEGFAITAIGLTGARLATVTTSVRGKGEVWLCLISNNGWLYSPTTKTLTDQWQEVSLSKALMATDKSLGIYFITRDVQPGAVFEVDDVRVSLAAPPETSDVEVGPWRLEAEDFAPNGKTVAADPQALEGSLIRSEQYVVAADLPCPRTSRPVRVACRVRSGDEKDTWRLTTSQGGNTQAVRTAKPTQTTDWEWLTFDAVSPGELGDRFSLCSNRGPGARGAVCLDSIVVSTTPDLTPEQLAAAPQLLGRRPLVAVGQGDLATATTIDGFVAVGAKSPAQAPTQVRIAYDDQCLKLRFDCPEPLLDTAQQRRHEFLAKVTQRDGDLYADDCVMLLLQPAGSTSVYDFSVNALGTITDARCSEPDLWASRDVTWNSQATARAQIEERRWWVELSIPWSDLGGKPKPGDQWRVSFARSAKGRKEQSAWNLTNKGVHDPAELGTLVFAESVPSLQLQPPATLKAKGNALPPASTDPKARVLSFTEIRAAGGMSHVYGDSFDLPREGEVQMAYGVLDAASLQPLYLTPVLPQGIKSSLANLTLSCDGPYELFLNGQPLAQGTATSGAKIEAALEKGSNVLALRLQKGTAALQGQIGEWRFDASDWVMAPADTPKALDPTLDDGAWVRAPKIGDDTLLGPVVGSRDKPTVLRCTLLYEKTRVWPTPEPVYYLAQGVTQHLAFRIEGLPGRKLDQWESFLAVPPGFEVLGSTGFYGVRPGIPRWTTTDLGEQTVLGKRMRVAKIAADQPILTGRHYIMSEFQAFVRVTQDNVPADAQFVYWSRANGGSVLEAPQTIKVRVLPQVKGAQCKTLTWQLWGGWLSNMDNLAMREQVMDCARAAGFNDLVSGDRWTSDNAPRFGLRHTIGVNFESWNLNLGPYLAEHPEQRLINGQGKPSDSLMCTTMLLGEGWGAVRDCLRERIETIRPSTLDYDYEYGPFAGPHSCYCDRCLKAFRDFAKLPEGQKLDADLLSRQYRDQWVDFMAHRVAKLFGAFHRTIHELSPDTRFSVYSGYATPDNAERYGVEWRYVGEEKGCDHAGCGYGRPVEAVAATREALKGIPLVCGALLTPYERDVLTPVTALTKAWLLRTALDSTGGVLVYERTEMDGRSWIAMGEATRLVAKYEDLFVQGKHLSLPGLDPAQVEALQHGTATLVLLMNPTSKPVSLKVPLPVEWGSGEEFYSGSKVAAGTTVAVQLEPGEAQALVLGH; encoded by the coding sequence ATGAGAGTTCCCGCCTGCCTGCTGCTATCCCTGCTTCTGGTGAGCCCCTGTCTGGCGCAGACCTTCCGCGAGGACTTCGAGACCGGCGCCGGCGGCGCCTACTCCTACTACAAGGCGCCCGAGGACCTCAAGATCGAGCGTCTCCAGGGTCAGGCCGCCTCGGGACAGTGGTACCTGCGAGGCGTCCTGCCCGGCCAAAAGAAACTGGAAGGCTTCGCGATCACCGCCATCGGTCTGACCGGGGCGCGTCTCGCCACCGTCACCACCTCCGTGCGCGGCAAGGGGGAAGTGTGGCTCTGCCTGATCTCCAACAACGGCTGGCTGTACTCCCCGACCACCAAGACCCTGACCGACCAGTGGCAGGAGGTGTCCCTGTCCAAGGCCCTGATGGCCACCGACAAGTCGCTGGGCATCTACTTCATCACTCGCGACGTGCAGCCCGGGGCAGTGTTCGAGGTCGATGATGTCCGGGTGAGTCTGGCTGCGCCGCCTGAGACCTCCGATGTCGAGGTCGGCCCCTGGCGGCTGGAAGCGGAGGACTTCGCACCCAACGGGAAGACCGTCGCTGCTGATCCGCAAGCCCTCGAAGGGAGCCTGATCCGCTCCGAGCAGTACGTGGTTGCAGCCGACCTCCCTTGCCCGCGCACCAGCAGGCCGGTTCGAGTCGCCTGCCGCGTCCGCAGTGGCGACGAGAAGGACACCTGGCGCCTCACCACCTCCCAGGGCGGCAACACCCAGGCTGTGCGCACCGCGAAGCCCACGCAGACGACCGACTGGGAGTGGCTGACCTTCGACGCCGTATCCCCGGGCGAGCTGGGCGACCGCTTCAGTCTCTGCTCCAATCGCGGCCCCGGCGCTCGCGGAGCGGTCTGTCTGGACAGCATCGTCGTCAGCACGACGCCCGACCTCACACCGGAGCAGCTAGCGGCAGCGCCACAGTTGCTCGGGCGACGTCCGCTGGTGGCAGTCGGACAGGGCGATCTCGCGACCGCAACCACGATCGACGGCTTCGTCGCGGTCGGCGCCAAGAGCCCGGCGCAAGCTCCGACGCAGGTACGGATCGCCTATGACGACCAGTGCCTCAAGCTGCGCTTTGATTGCCCCGAGCCGCTCCTCGACACCGCCCAGCAGCGTCGCCATGAGTTCCTCGCGAAGGTCACGCAGCGCGATGGTGACCTCTATGCCGACGACTGCGTAATGCTGCTGCTACAGCCCGCGGGCTCGACAAGTGTCTACGACTTCTCGGTCAACGCGCTGGGCACCATCACCGACGCACGCTGCAGCGAGCCGGACCTATGGGCTTCCCGCGACGTGACCTGGAACTCGCAGGCCACAGCTCGCGCGCAGATCGAGGAGAGGCGCTGGTGGGTCGAGCTGTCCATCCCCTGGAGCGACCTCGGCGGCAAGCCGAAGCCCGGCGACCAGTGGCGTGTTAGCTTCGCCCGGTCGGCCAAAGGACGCAAGGAGCAAAGCGCCTGGAATCTCACGAACAAGGGAGTGCATGACCCGGCGGAGCTGGGAACGCTGGTGTTCGCTGAGAGCGTTCCGTCGCTGCAACTCCAGCCGCCGGCGACGCTCAAGGCGAAGGGCAATGCGCTGCCGCCTGCGAGCACCGACCCGAAGGCGCGCGTCCTGAGCTTCACCGAGATCAGAGCCGCCGGGGGCATGAGCCACGTCTACGGCGACTCCTTCGACCTCCCACGAGAGGGGGAGGTGCAGATGGCCTACGGCGTCCTGGATGCCGCCAGCCTGCAGCCCTTGTATCTGACCCCGGTGCTGCCTCAGGGCATCAAGTCCTCCCTCGCCAACCTCACCCTCTCCTGCGACGGTCCCTACGAGCTCTTCCTCAACGGTCAGCCTCTTGCGCAGGGCACAGCCACCTCCGGCGCCAAGATCGAGGCCGCACTGGAGAAGGGAAGCAACGTGTTGGCTCTGCGTCTGCAGAAGGGTACTGCGGCCCTCCAGGGACAGATCGGTGAGTGGCGCTTCGATGCCTCCGACTGGGTCATGGCTCCGGCGGATACACCGAAGGCCCTCGACCCAACTCTTGACGACGGGGCCTGGGTACGAGCACCGAAGATCGGCGACGACACGCTGCTTGGGCCGGTCGTGGGCAGCAGGGACAAGCCGACGGTTCTGCGCTGCACCTTGCTGTACGAGAAGACGCGGGTGTGGCCGACGCCTGAGCCGGTCTACTATCTGGCCCAGGGCGTAACCCAGCACCTTGCCTTCCGCATTGAGGGCCTCCCCGGACGCAAGCTCGATCAGTGGGAGAGCTTCCTCGCGGTGCCGCCGGGGTTTGAGGTTCTGGGCAGCACCGGCTTCTACGGCGTCCGCCCGGGCATCCCCAGATGGACCACCACCGACCTTGGCGAGCAGACCGTCCTGGGCAAGCGGATGAGAGTCGCGAAGATCGCCGCCGACCAGCCGATCCTGACGGGACGACACTACATCATGTCGGAGTTCCAGGCCTTCGTGCGCGTCACCCAGGACAACGTCCCCGCAGACGCGCAGTTCGTGTACTGGTCTCGCGCCAACGGTGGCAGCGTCCTCGAGGCCCCGCAGACGATCAAGGTGCGAGTCCTGCCGCAGGTGAAGGGCGCTCAGTGCAAGACCCTGACCTGGCAGCTCTGGGGCGGCTGGCTGTCGAACATGGACAACCTGGCGATGCGCGAGCAGGTCATGGACTGCGCCCGCGCCGCCGGGTTCAATGACCTGGTTTCCGGTGACCGCTGGACCTCGGACAACGCCCCTCGCTTCGGCCTACGGCATACCATCGGCGTCAACTTCGAGTCCTGGAACCTGAACCTGGGACCCTACCTTGCCGAGCACCCGGAGCAGCGGTTGATCAATGGGCAGGGCAAACCCAGCGACTCCCTGATGTGTACCACCATGCTTCTCGGCGAGGGCTGGGGTGCGGTCCGTGACTGCCTGCGTGAGAGGATCGAGACCATCCGGCCCAGCACCCTCGACTATGACTACGAGTACGGGCCCTTCGCCGGACCGCATTCCTGCTACTGCGACCGGTGCCTGAAGGCCTTCCGCGACTTCGCGAAGCTCCCTGAGGGGCAGAAGCTCGACGCCGACCTCCTTAGCCGACAGTACCGCGACCAGTGGGTGGACTTCATGGCCCACCGTGTGGCGAAGCTCTTCGGCGCCTTCCATCGGACCATCCACGAGCTGTCGCCGGACACCCGGTTCAGCGTCTACAGCGGCTATGCAACGCCCGACAATGCCGAGCGCTACGGCGTCGAATGGCGCTATGTGGGCGAGGAGAAGGGCTGCGATCACGCGGGATGCGGCTACGGGAGGCCGGTCGAGGCGGTCGCTGCAACCCGTGAGGCGCTGAAGGGCATCCCACTCGTCTGCGGTGCGCTCCTCACTCCCTACGAGCGAGACGTCCTGACCCCGGTCACCGCACTAACGAAGGCCTGGTTGCTGCGCACGGCCCTCGATAGCACCGGCGGTGTGCTCGTCTACGAGCGCACCGAGATGGATGGCAGAAGCTGGATCGCGATGGGTGAGGCCACGCGCCTGGTGGCGAAGTATGAGGACCTCTTCGTGCAGGGCAAGCACCTGTCCCTGCCGGGTCTGGATCCCGCACAGGTCGAGGCCTTGCAGCACGGGACAGCGACGCTGGTCTTGCTGATGAACCCGACCAGCAAGCCCGTGAGCCTCAAGGTCCCGCTGCCCGTGGAGTGGGGAAGCGGCGAGGAGTTCTACAGCGGCAGCAAGGTGGCCGCCGGTACAACCGTGGCGGTGCAACTGGAGCCCGGCGAAGCGCAAGCGCTGGTACTGGGGCACTGA
- a CDS encoding GNAT family N-acetyltransferase has product MLTTLAEVALRNGATMTIRLCEPPEEDCARRLLHFLRHKDDDSSRGIRQRVLGQYTEHSVDRYFVGEVEGRLVGQIWYGLPRVDDGRTWYVGNFGHVYTDPDWRGQGIAHELTRVVVDHFKADPLGSCLLCSASEQSGRIYRRFGFEFIPPTANSGAMALLKPSVAPSFAALDEQYFAPGLPVTVRLGHIGDRHDLDRMLDFSAPWIEARKSWHLTGLSRWTPTFISALHHVEDGRGLMTVLQTNSGSLVGYAFVLSLGSRYETGVKTFDLVVHPHYLMEGQGLATETLRLAHEAGMSGIHATVAACDQDKLSLLRSAGFTEQYRFADAFVLDEERHNVLLLRAEG; this is encoded by the coding sequence ATGCTTACGACCCTGGCCGAGGTTGCGCTCAGGAACGGTGCGACGATGACGATCCGGCTCTGTGAACCTCCCGAGGAGGACTGCGCCCGAAGACTCCTGCACTTCCTGCGCCACAAGGACGACGACAGCTCCCGCGGCATCCGCCAGCGCGTCCTGGGCCAGTATACCGAGCACTCGGTGGACCGCTACTTCGTTGGTGAAGTGGAAGGCCGCCTTGTCGGCCAGATCTGGTATGGGCTGCCGCGAGTCGACGACGGACGCACCTGGTATGTCGGGAACTTCGGCCACGTCTACACAGATCCCGACTGGCGCGGGCAGGGCATCGCCCACGAGCTGACTCGGGTAGTCGTCGACCACTTCAAGGCCGATCCCCTGGGGAGTTGCCTGCTGTGCTCAGCGAGTGAGCAGTCCGGGCGCATCTACCGCAGATTCGGGTTCGAGTTCATCCCGCCGACGGCCAACTCGGGCGCGATGGCGCTCCTCAAGCCCTCCGTGGCTCCGAGCTTCGCGGCCCTTGACGAGCAGTACTTCGCCCCGGGTCTGCCGGTGACGGTGCGGCTCGGCCACATCGGCGACCGACACGACCTCGACCGCATGCTGGACTTCTCCGCCCCCTGGATCGAGGCCCGCAAGAGCTGGCATCTCACCGGGCTCTCCCGGTGGACTCCCACCTTCATCTCGGCGCTGCACCACGTCGAGGATGGTCGCGGTCTGATGACGGTGCTGCAGACCAACTCAGGCAGCCTGGTGGGCTATGCCTTCGTACTGAGCCTGGGCTCCCGCTACGAGACGGGTGTGAAGACCTTCGACCTGGTGGTCCACCCGCACTACCTGATGGAGGGCCAGGGGCTCGCAACCGAGACCCTGCGACTGGCTCACGAAGCAGGCATGAGCGGCATCCACGCCACCGTCGCGGCGTGTGACCAGGACAAGCTGAGCCTGCTACGGTCCGCCGGGTTCACGGAGCAGTACCGCTTCGCCGACGCCTTCGTCCTCGACGAGGAGCGCCACAACGTGCTGCTCCTGAGGGCAGAAGGCTGA